One Mycolicibacterium fortuitum subsp. fortuitum genomic window carries:
- a CDS encoding HAD family hydrolase produces the protein MGRTLSPPESLEEIGDGPGGAQVGAFFDLDGTLVDGFTATAHAGHRIRRRQAAVGEILGIVEASVRYRIGRMPFERLLVRAAGYLRGESLLELDELGEYLFQSRINQRVYPHMRDVVRRHQDRGHTVVMSSSALTIHAEPVARHLGIDHVLCNHFLTDDQGRLTGGIVEPIIWGARKADAVQAFCRAEQVDLAHSYFYADGPEDGALMRLVGRPRPVNPRPGLAAAATDADWPVLTVPRPGGRRRGDRRLRPGA, from the coding sequence ATGGGCCGCACGCTGTCGCCACCCGAGTCACTCGAGGAGATCGGCGACGGTCCGGGCGGGGCGCAGGTCGGGGCCTTCTTCGACCTCGACGGGACGTTGGTGGACGGATTCACCGCGACCGCGCACGCCGGTCACCGCATCCGGCGGAGGCAGGCCGCGGTCGGTGAGATCCTCGGAATCGTCGAAGCGTCGGTCCGGTACCGGATCGGCCGGATGCCGTTCGAGCGGCTGTTGGTCCGGGCGGCCGGATACCTCCGCGGCGAATCGCTGCTCGAGCTCGACGAGCTGGGGGAGTACCTGTTCCAGAGCCGCATCAACCAGCGGGTCTACCCGCACATGCGCGACGTGGTGCGCCGTCACCAGGACCGCGGCCACACCGTCGTGATGAGCTCCTCGGCCCTGACCATCCACGCTGAGCCGGTCGCGCGGCACCTGGGGATCGACCACGTGCTGTGCAATCACTTCCTGACCGACGACCAGGGCCGGCTCACCGGCGGGATCGTCGAACCGATCATCTGGGGGGCCCGCAAAGCCGATGCGGTGCAAGCCTTTTGCCGAGCAGAGCAGGTCGATCTGGCCCACAGCTATTTCTACGCGGACGGCCCCGAGGACGGCGCACTGATGCGCTTGGTCGGCCGCCCGCGGCCGGTGAACCCGCGCCCGGGCTTGGCCGCGGCCGCCACCGACGCGGACTGGCCGGTGCTCACGGTCCCACGCCCGGGTGGCCGGCGCCGCGGCGACCGCCGGCTCCGTCCCGGCGCCTAG